AATTCCGCACATCCATCCGTTCGCTTCTAACGCGCTCCCTGGGTCTTGGGGGCGACAGCAGGGTTAGGGTGGACGACAAGGGCTGCCTCAAGATCGGCCCCACCCGCGAAGGAAGCGCGGTTGCCTTCGGAGGCCCGGTTCCCACTCCCACCGACGCCATGATAGTGCTCCGGCTCCTCCACGCCGGGGACCTTAAAGCGGCCCGAAGGGCAATGGAGGCGGTGGCCGGTCCCCTCAACCTGCATCCACTGGCCGCAGCAGAGCGAATCCTCACCAACATGGCCCAGACCATAGCCTTGTCCGCCGAGGCTTTCCTGTATTCCGTCAACTCAAGGCCCGTGTACACCATCCACGAGGTCATCGAATGCGCCAGGGTCGCCCCCACCATACTGATCGTCCTGGGCGGGCCAGCGCCCATGCTGGCTCCCTACCTTGCGGCGGCTTTCAACCTTCCGTATCGGATCCCCCGTTTCCACGACGTTGCCAACGCGGTGGGAGCGGCTGCCGCCAGGGTCACCACCGAGGTCACTCTCCAGGCCGACACCCAGCGCGGCACGGCTGTGATCCCGGAAGCAGGACTCGAAATTCCCATCAGGCGCGATTTTTCGATGGAGGCAGCCCTTTCCATGGCGCGGGAAATCCTTGAAAAGCGGGCGTCTGACGAGGGCGCAAGCCCGGACGAACTCGATTTCGCGGTTACCGAGAAAGAGGAGTACAGCATGGTCCGTGGCGGGGCGCGGGTGGGCAAAAACATAAGGTTGAAGCTCACCATTGTTCCGGGAATAGCTCCGGACTGGGCGGAAAAGGAGCAATGCTGATGCTTTCCGCGAAGCGCAAGACCGGCCTGGTCTTTTTTCCGGCATTCGACTGGTCCGTGAGTCCCACCCACCCGGAGAGGGAGGAGCGCCTCCTGTACACCCAGGACCAGGTGATGGAGGAAGGTCTTTTGGACCTTGACGGCGTGGTGGAATACAGGGTCCGGCCCGCCACCTATGCGGATATAAGGCGCACGCATTTTTGCGTACCCGACGAGGCGGCGGTCACAACCGAAAGCCATCTCATCGCCGCCGGAGGCTGCCTTGTGGCGGCGGACGCGGTAATGAAGCGCGAGGTGGATTCGGCCTTCGCCCTGGTTCGCCCGCCCGGCCATCACGCCATGAGGGTGGTGCACGGAAATCGCGGATTCTGCAACATCAACATTGAAGCCGTGATGATCGAGTACATAAGGGACGTCTACAACGTGCGCAAGGTGGCCATAGTGGACACAGACTGCCACCACGGAGACGGCACCCAGGACATTTACTGGCACGACCCGGACACCCTGTTCATTTCCATCCACCAGGACGGACGCACCCTATATCCGGGCACCGGCTTTCCCGCCGACATGGGCGGGCCCAACGCCATAGGCTCCACCATAAACATTCCCCTTCCCCCGCGAACCGGCGAGGAGGGTTTCCGCACGGCCCTGGATGAGCTGGTGATGCCGCTCATAGAGCGGTTCGAGCCCGAACTCATCGTAAACTCGGCAGGCCAGGACAACCACTACGAAGACCCCATCACCCACATGAATTTTTCGGCTCGGGGCTACGCCGATCTCACGGCCCGCCTGAAACCGCACCTGGCGGTTCTGGAGGGCGGCTACTCGGTGGAAAAGGCCCTTCCTTATATCAACGTGGGCATCATCATGGCCATGGCCGGGCTTCCCACGGCCACGGTGAAGGAGCCCAATTACGACACCGAGTACGAGGCCCAGACACCCGAAGTCGACAAGTACGTGGATCAGACCATATCCACCGTGCGAAAGCAGTTCATAACAAGCCAGCCCCCGCCCGACATCAACAAGGACGGGCGTATAATAGAGCGCCGCCGCAACATCTTCTACGACACGGACATGATCCAGGAGCTCCAGACCGAGCGCATCCGCCGCTGCCGCGACTGCGCCGGGGCCCTTTGGATCGAATCGTCCTCAAGCCGGGGATACAGGATTCTGGCAATTCACGTTCCGCGCTGGGCCTGCCCGGCCTGCCAGAAACAAGCCCGGCAATGGTGCGAGTCGGTGCCCGCAAAGACCTACGACAAGGTCTATATCCAGGACCGCACGAAAAATTCCTACACCGTGATCTGAAAAGCCCCGGTTTTGGACGAATAAACAAATGGCGGGTGGACAAAAATCGTCCATCCGCCATTTTTCGTGATGCTTATCGGGCCAAGCCGCGATCAGGCGGCGGGGATGAACTCCCTGGGCCTCGATTCCACGAGGGTCAGGGCTCCCGACGGGCAGACCACCTGGCAGACTCCGCAGCCCATGCACTTATCCGCGTTTATCACAGCCGCGTTCTTTTTCTCGTCCATGCTTATGGCCGAAAACCAGCAGCGGTCCACGCAGGCCCCGCAGGCCTCACAGGTGTCGGCGTCGATTTTCGCAAGGTAGCGGCTTGGGTCGGTCATCCTGGTGCCGTACTGTATCATCACCGGCATTGCTATGCAGCAGCAGCCGCAGCAGTTGCAGATGAAGTGCATGTCATCCGAGCGGTTCATGGTGACGTGCATCAGGCCCGCCTCCTCGGAGTCCTTCAGGATTTTCAGGGCCTCGTCCTTTGTTATCCGGCGGCCCGTTCCGCGATCTATGTTGTAGTCGGCGGCCTTTCCTATCTGAAGGCAGACTTCCACCGGCTTGTCGCATTTTCCGGCTATGAGGCGGCAGGTGCACTTGGTGACGCAGATTACCTTGGCGGTGTCGATCAGCTCCCGAGCGCTTTCAAAGGAAAGAATCTGATTTTTGGCATCCAGCGACTGCTCAACCGGGATTATGCGGGTGAAGGGCTTGGGAATGGCGCTTTCCACGATTTTTGCGTAGGCCGGCCACTCGGTTTCCATGAATTCCTGCCACAGCTCGAAATACGCCTTGGGGGCTTCGGCCCAGAGAATGGTTGCGTCGTGAAACTGAACAATGTCCCGGTCCATGCGATAGCGCACGCCGTCGGGCTTGACGCTCTTGAAGGCAAGGCCCTTGTGGTAGAACTCCGCCAGCTTTTTCGCGGCTTCCTCAGTTGTTATACCGACCTTGGCCGCCAGTTCCCCGGCGGTTGCCGGAAGGGCCAGAAGCATTCCCGCCTCTTTTTCATCCACCAGCATGGCGAAGAGCTTGGGAATACGCACCGAACCCGGAACCATGATTTTTTCGCCCAGTTTTTCGTAAACCGATTTTTCGCTCATGGGGGCCTTCCTTATTGACGGTTTTTCTTTGCGGCGACCTGGCTCGTAAGCCATTCCATCCATGCGTCAAAGCCTTCCCCGGTCATGGTGGAAAGCGGAAAAATGGGCATCTTGGGATTGACGCTTTTCATGTTTTTAATGGCAAGCTCCGCCGAAAAATTATCCAGATGCGGAAGAAGGTCTATCTTGCTCAAAATCGCCATGTCGCAGACCCTGAACATCAAGGGGTACTTGACCGGCTTGTCCTCGCCCTCGGTGACCGAGAGCACCACCCCGCGCCTGTCCTCGCCCATGTCGAACTCGGCGGGGCACACGAGGTTCCCCACGTTCTCCACGATGAGAAGGTCGATGGATGCAAGATCGAGGGAGGAGACGGCGGAGCGGATGACGTGGGCCGCAAGGTGGCAGTCGCCCCCGAATTCGTCGGTGTTCACCTGGACCACGGGGATATCCGCCTTGGCGAGCCTGTCGGCGTCTATGGTGGAGCAGATGTCGCCAACAATGACCGCACAGCTCATTTTTGGGGCAAGGCGCTTCAAGGTTTCCACTAAAAGCGTGGTTTTCCCTGAGCCGGGGGAACTCATGAGGTTGAACACGAAAACGCCGTTGGCGGCGAACATCTCGCGGTTTTCCTCGGCGATGGAGTCATTGGCGGCCAGAACCCGCTTTACTATCTTGATTTCCATGAAGGTTCATCCTCCAGAATTCGCTGTTACTCGGAGTTAATTGCATAATCGTAGGTTGGGTGGTTCCGGTCCGAAGGACCGGGTTCACCCAACATTTCTCAAATGATTCAAAAGTGTTGGGTGAACCGGAGCAATGCACAGAACCACCCAACCTAAAAAAATTTGCCGTTTCGAGATGTTGTGCAATTACCTCATTCGGATAATTCTATTGAGGCCACGGTAAGTTCCCGGCCCGTGAGAATTTTCAGGTTCGGCCCCTTGCACTTGGGGCATGTGAAATCGGCGTCGGTTATGGTGAAATCGTCATGGCAGTCTTCGCACACAGCGGTTACCGGGATTTCCTCTATGTCGAGCCTTGCGCCTTCAAGGGGAGTGTCCCGGCTGACCACGGTGAAGCAGAACCTCATGCTTTCAGGCACAATGGCTGAGAGCTTGCCCACCCTAAGGGTCACCGCCGTTACGGTTCTGTCCTTGGCCTCAGGGGGAATTGCGGACTTTGCGATGTCCACTATCCGCATGGCGATTCCCATTTCGTGCATGATTGTTTTCCTTCGGGATCGAGTAAGGCGGGGGCTGATTCTTCAGCCGGTTTTTAGACTAAAACAAGTATATGGGAATTGTTATCGTAAGAGGGGCTTTTAGGCAAGAGAAAACAGGAAAAAAAAGAACGTTCGTTTGATTTTTACCGGCGTCCGCCGAAAATGGCGGTTCCGACCCTAATTATTGTTGCGCCTTCCTTTATGGCTTCCTCGAAATCGTGGCTGAGTCCCATGGAAAGCTCGGAAATGGAGGCTTTTTCGATTCCGAGTTCCTCGATTTTTTCCGCGAGTTTCCGTAAGGCCGCAAAGTAGGGCCTTGAATCCTCCGGGTTTTCGGTCCAGGGGGGCATCGTCATCAAGCCCTTGAGATCAAGGTGGGGCAGGGCGGCTATCTTTGCGGCCAGTTCAGGGGCCTCATCCGGCCCGACTCCGCTCTTGCTGGCCTCGCCGCCTACGTTCACCTCGATAAGAACCGCCATGCGCCTGTTTTCGATCAGAAGCCTGCGGGAAAGCTCCCCGGCGAGCCTTTCGGAGTCGATGGCGTGAATACAGTCAAAGAGGCGGGCTGCGTAACGGGCCTTGTTGGTCTGGAGATGGCCTATGAAGTGCCACGAAACAGGAAGACCGGGCAGGGCTTCCATTTTCTCCCTGGCCTCCTGGATGTAGTTTTCGGCGACTATGGACGCCCCCGCATGAACCGCCGCCGCAACCAGGTGGGCGGGAACGGTCTTGGCCACCGCCGCGAGCTTCACCGATAAGGGATCGCGCCCGCAGGCAAGCGCCGCGCGCTCCATGCGCTCACGTACGCGAGCCACGTTTTCGGCGATCAGTCTGGCTGCGGTTTCGGAGTCAGCGTCCACGGCGTCGAAATCCCTCCCGTTCCAGGACCTCAACAACTTCGCACAGGGGAAGCCCCACCACGTTGGTGTAGGAGCCCACCACGCTTTTCACCAGGGCCGCCCCCTTGTCCTGTATGGCGTAGGCCCCGGTCTTGTCCATGGGTTCCCCGGTTTTGACGTACCATTTTATTTCATCGGGCGATAGGTTCTTGAACTGGACCAGAGTTTCTTCAACACCTGAAAATTTGAAGCCCTTTTTGCGGCAGATTATGCACCAGCCCGTGTGCACGATGTGGGCGCGGCCCGAAAGACGGTCGAGCATCCTTTCCGCCTCTTTCTCCGAAGCGGGTTTTCCAAGGATGTCGCCGTCCACCACAACTATGGTGTCAGCGCCTATCACGAAGCTTTCCGGGTAAAGCTCCGCAACCGCCGATGCCTTGATTTCGGCAAGGTGTTTTGCGTGGGCTGCGGGAGTCCCCTTGACTGGGATGTCCTCGTCAACGTCGCTTACGATGATTGAAAATTCAAGGCCCGCGCCTGTAAGGAGTTCTTTCCTTCGCGGCGAGCCTGAGGCAAGTATGAGGGGCAGGGGCTTTTCCATGCCCCTCTTTAGCAAAAAGGCATGGTGGTTGAAAGGCTTTTTACGAAATTTCCCTGAAACCGCGGAGACGGAATATCCGGGCATTTGAGACCGGGGCTGATTTAAAAAAACCTTCTCATCAACTATCTTCATTAAGAAAGATTATCAAAGCAACAAGGCCGTGAAAAGCCATTTTCATTTTGAAAAAAGCCCGGAAACCCAGGGACAGGAGAGAATTTTTCGCGCGAAAGGCGGATTCCCGCCACCAGCCCCGACCTTCGGAGAGCCACCGGCCTTCCTCTTGCGTATGCACCATGGCTGTTCGGATATTAGGAGCGATGCCGATGGGAAGGCCATTTTCGACGCAGACCTCGTAATGGCGCGCAAACACGGGGGCGATCAGCAGCGGATCGGGAGAAGGGGCGTTTTCCAGCATTGTCCCGGTGGAGGGCCTGAAAACGCAGACGGTGGCAA
This region of Deltaproteobacteria bacterium genomic DNA includes:
- the hypB gene encoding hydrogenase nickel incorporation protein HypB, with the protein product MEIKIVKRVLAANDSIAEENREMFAANGVFVFNLMSSPGSGKTTLLVETLKRLAPKMSCAVIVGDICSTIDADRLAKADIPVVQVNTDEFGGDCHLAAHVIRSAVSSLDLASIDLLIVENVGNLVCPAEFDMGEDRRGVVLSVTEGEDKPVKYPLMFRVCDMAILSKIDLLPHLDNFSAELAIKNMKSVNPKMPIFPLSTMTGEGFDAWMEWLTSQVAAKKNRQ
- a CDS encoding 4Fe-4S binding protein; translated protein: MSEKSVYEKLGEKIMVPGSVRIPKLFAMLVDEKEAGMLLALPATAGELAAKVGITTEEAAKKLAEFYHKGLAFKSVKPDGVRYRMDRDIVQFHDATILWAEAPKAYFELWQEFMETEWPAYAKIVESAIPKPFTRIIPVEQSLDAKNQILSFESARELIDTAKVICVTKCTCRLIAGKCDKPVEVCLQIGKAADYNIDRGTGRRITKDEALKILKDSEEAGLMHVTMNRSDDMHFICNCCGCCCIAMPVMIQYGTRMTDPSRYLAKIDADTCEACGACVDRCWFSAISMDEKKNAAVINADKCMGCGVCQVVCPSGALTLVESRPREFIPAA
- the maf gene encoding septum formation inhibitor Maf — encoded protein: MEKPLPLILASGSPRRKELLTGAGLEFSIIVSDVDEDIPVKGTPAAHAKHLAEIKASAVAELYPESFVIGADTIVVVDGDILGKPASEKEAERMLDRLSGRAHIVHTGWCIICRKKGFKFSGVEETLVQFKNLSPDEIKWYVKTGEPMDKTGAYAIQDKGAALVKSVVGSYTNVVGLPLCEVVEVLEREGFRRRGR
- a CDS encoding histone deacetylase is translated as MLSAKRKTGLVFFPAFDWSVSPTHPEREERLLYTQDQVMEEGLLDLDGVVEYRVRPATYADIRRTHFCVPDEAAVTTESHLIAAGGCLVAADAVMKREVDSAFALVRPPGHHAMRVVHGNRGFCNINIEAVMIEYIRDVYNVRKVAIVDTDCHHGDGTQDIYWHDPDTLFISIHQDGRTLYPGTGFPADMGGPNAIGSTINIPLPPRTGEEGFRTALDELVMPLIERFEPELIVNSAGQDNHYEDPITHMNFSARGYADLTARLKPHLAVLEGGYSVEKALPYINVGIIMAMAGLPTATVKEPNYDTEYEAQTPEVDKYVDQTISTVRKQFITSQPPPDINKDGRIIERRRNIFYDTDMIQELQTERIRRCRDCAGALWIESSSSRGYRILAIHVPRWACPACQKQARQWCESVPAKTYDKVYIQDRTKNSYTVI
- a CDS encoding YggS family pyridoxal phosphate-dependent enzyme; this encodes MERAALACGRDPLSVKLAAVAKTVPAHLVAAAVHAGASIVAENYIQEAREKMEALPGLPVSWHFIGHLQTNKARYAARLFDCIHAIDSERLAGELSRRLLIENRRMAVLIEVNVGGEASKSGVGPDEAPELAAKIAALPHLDLKGLMTMPPWTENPEDSRPYFAALRKLAEKIEELGIEKASISELSMGLSHDFEEAIKEGATIIRVGTAIFGGRR
- the hypA gene encoding hydrogenase maturation nickel metallochaperone HypA; the encoded protein is MHEMGIAMRIVDIAKSAIPPEAKDRTVTAVTLRVGKLSAIVPESMRFCFTVVSRDTPLEGARLDIEEIPVTAVCEDCHDDFTITDADFTCPKCKGPNLKILTGRELTVASIELSE